The following proteins are co-located in the Apium graveolens cultivar Ventura chromosome 5, ASM990537v1, whole genome shotgun sequence genome:
- the LOC141659756 gene encoding uncharacterized protein LOC141659756 has product MKEVVCKVHHTLRSTLERAPKILPNWWSLRISAYFPSTVLSIPSFKASSTLAVHLRLQRPAILGANDVWEIVEKGLEVPENEANFNQVQKDQFQAQRKKDQKAIMIIHQFLEDSMLQKVASATTSKKVWDTLKSSFSGDAKIKRVRLQTLRGEFEALRMKASESISDYFSKVLTVVNQMKSNGEEVSDVRVIEKVLRSLDSKFDYKVVAIEEAKDIDEMTIDDLMGSLQAHEEKMLKKEPIEQALQSKLSFRDNNGRYMRSQRGLGQGHGRGFLYGQGRGRGQQREESQKYERLYEIRNSRGRGRGRVTTRYGKSNVKCYNCQNFGHYASECHTSKNQVEEKANFVEDKGNVDEPTLLLAHKGEVNCEDNLWYLDSAQVIICVAIKICSLILMRK; this is encoded by the exons ATGAAAGAAGTTGTGTGCAAAGTTCATCATACCTTGAGGTCCACATTAGAACGTGCACCCAAGATACTTCCCAACTGGTGGTCTTTGAGAATATCGGCCTATTTTCCCAGCACCGTGCTTAGTATTCCGTCTTTTAAAGCATCCTCCACTTTGGCAGTCCACTTGAGATTACAAAGACCT GCGATCCTTGGAGCAAATGATGTGTGGGAAATTGTGGAGAAAGGATTGGAGGTGCCCGAAAATGAAGCAAATTTCAATCAAGTTCAAAAAGATCAATTTCAAGCCCAAAGAAAGAAGGATCAAAAGGCGATCATGATCATTCATCAATTTTTGGAAGATTCTATGTTACAAAAAGTGGCTTCCGCAACAACGTCAAAGAAAGTTTGGGATACTCTCAAATCTTCTTTTAGTGGCGATGCTAAGATAAAGAGAGTTCGGCTACAAACACTTCGTGGCGAGTTTGAGGCTTTGCGAATGAAGGCATCTGAATCAATCTCGGATTATTTTTCAAAGGTCTTGACCGTTGTCAATCAAATGAAAAGCAATGGAGAAGAGGTAAGTGATGTTCGTGTTATTGAAAAAGTTCTTCGTTCACTTGACTCTAAATTTGATTACAAAGTTGTGGCAATTGAGGAGGCTAAAGATATAGATGAAATGACTATTGATGATCTTATGGGATCATTACAAGCCCATGAAGAAAAAATGTTAAAGAAGGAGCCAATTGAACAAGCCTTACAATCAAAGttatcttttagagataataATGGAAGGTATATGAGGAGCCAAAGAGGTCTTGGACAAGGACATGGAAGAGGATTTCTATATGGACAAGGAAGAGGTCGTGGCCAACAAAGGGAGGAAAGTCAAAAGTATGAAAGATTGTACGAGATAAGAAATTCAAGAGGCCGTGGAAGAGGAAGAGTTACAACAAGGTATGGCAagtcaaatgttaaatgctataattgtcaAAATTTTGGTCACTATGCTTCCGAGTGTCACACTTCAAAAAATCAAGTGGAGGAGAAAGCTAATTTTGTTGAAGATAAAGGCAATGTTGATGAGCCCACTTTGCTTCTAGCGCATAAAGGAGAAGTAAATTGTGAAGATAATTTGTGGTATCTTGATAGCGCGCAAGTTATCATATGTGTGGCAATAAAAATTTGTTCGTTGATCTTGATGAGAAAGTGA
- the LOC141659757 gene encoding secreted RxLR effector protein 161-like yields the protein MENCQAVSTPIECGTKLSKFEECEKVDPTYFKSLVGSLRYLTCTRPDILYSVGLISRYMEAPTITHMKAAKKILRYLKGTMDYGLLYHYSNEFKLVGYCDSDWVGDIDDRKSTTGYVFFIGDTSFSLSSKKQTIVTLSICEAEYVAACSCVCQAIWPKRVLEELHMPQNVSTEVLVDNKSVIALAKNLVFPERSKHIDIKYHFIRECIERREVELNYVKSQDQISDIFTKYLKSDAFNKF from the coding sequence ATGGAAAATTGTCAAGCCGTAAGCACCCCCATTGAATGTGGAACGAAGTTGTCGAAATTTGAAGAATGTGAGAAGGTGGATCCTACATATTTCAAAAGTCTTGTGGGAAGCTTGAGATATTTGACATGCACGAGGCCCGACATACTCTATAGTGTTGGACTTATTAGTCGCTATATGGAGGCTCCAACAATAACACACATGAAGGCGGCCAAGAAAATTCTTCGTTATCTTAAAGGCACAATGGATTATGGATTGTTGTATCATTACTCAAATGAGTTCAAACTTGTTGGTTATTGTGATAGTGATTGGGTCGGTGACATTGATGATCGAAAGAGTACCACCGGATATGTATTCTTTATTGGTGACACATCTTTTTCATTGAGTTCAAAGAAACAAACCATTGTTACGCTGTCCATTTGTGAGGCGGAGTATGTGGCAGCGTGTTCTTGTGTTTGTCAAGCTATATGGCCAAAGAGAGTTTTGGAAGAGCTCCACATGCCACAAAATGTTTCCACAGAAGTATTGGTTGATAACAAGTCGGTAATAGCTTTGGCCAAAAATCTGGTATTTCCTGAACGGAGCAAGCACATTGATATAAAATATCACTTTATTCGGGAATGCATCGAAAGGCGTGAAGTGGAGTTGAATTATGTGAAGTCCCAAGATCAAATTAGTGACATATTTACAAAGTATCTCAAAAGTGACGCCTTCAATAAATTCTGA